A single window of Triplophysa dalaica isolate WHDGS20190420 chromosome 14, ASM1584641v1, whole genome shotgun sequence DNA harbors:
- the slitrk3a gene encoding SLIT and NTRK-like protein 3: MLWFTLLSTIALGWTTPIPLLDESEEIDEPCFDPCYCEVKEGFFHVHCDSKGFTNVSQISQTWTRPFNLNLQRNSMRKLYFNSFLHLNNAVALNLGNNALQDIHVGAFNGLSSLKKLFLHENKLEVFRNDTFMGLESLEYLQADYNVIKRIESGAFRNLHKLRVLILNDNLIPVLPNLLFRSVSLTHLDLRGNRLKILPYKGTLEYIGRSLMEIQLEENPWNCVCDIVQLKTWLERIPYTALVGDITCENPFHLHGKGLREIKRSELCPLLSEAELEAKHGIPRIPFNSDNVWPTKPSSMLSSFHNTASSVEYRERHVKPTKRPRPTKTPPTPRSIYPGLNQPPVAAYQTRPPIPIICPTGCTCNLHINDLGLTVICKEKGFHNISELLPRPLNAKKLYLSGNLIQKIYRSDFWNFSSLDLLHLGNNRISYVQEGAFMNLPNLKSLYLNGNDIERLTPGMFRGLQSLSYLYFEYNVIREIHPAAFSLMPNLQLVFLNDNLLRTLPVDAFAGTSLARLNLRNNYFLYLPINGVLEHLHSIVQIDLHQNPWDCSCDIIPLKQWIEKLSSVIVLGEVICKTPDFALGKDLRSIEAEVICPELKFTASSPVLSNDITATSGSELGYAPATGAVPLSVLILSLLVLFISAVFVAAGLFAFVLQRRKKLPFRKRQEVDLTGIQMQCKIFEERQSVSPEKAPGHVYDYIPHPVTQMCNNPIYKPREGEVEGEQFAETKENNSNYRTLLEKEKEWTMAVSNSQLNTIVTVNQAGDMASFHENGVLCPTVIDSQRPTPTVGFVDCLYGTVPKLKDMHVAHAHPPGMQYPDLQQDARLKETLLFTTGKGFPEQTQSEYLELRAKLQTKPDYLEVLEKSYRF, translated from the coding sequence ATGCTGTGGTTTACCCTGCTAAGCACAATAGCTTTAGGATGGACTACGCCGATCCCTCTGTTGGACGAGTCGGAAGAAATAGACGAGCCTTGTTTTGACCCTTGCTACTGTGAAGTCAAGGAGGGGTTTTTCCACGTCCACTGCGACAGCAAAGGATTTACAAACGTCAGCCAGATATCTCAGACGTGGACGAGGCCCTTCAACCTCAATCTACAGAGGAACTCTATGCGCAAATTGTATTTTAACAGCTTTTTGCACCTCAACAATGCCGTTGCTCTCAATCTGGGGAACAACGCGCTGCAGGACATACATGTAGGCGCGTTCAACGGGCTGAGCAGTTTGAAAAAGCTCTTTCTACACGAAAACAAACTAGAAGTGTTCCGAAATGACACCTTTATGGGGCTGGAAAGCCTCGAGTATCTTCAGGCGGATTACAATGTCATCAAGAGGATAGAGAGCGGGGCGTTTCGGAACCTGCACAAACTCAGAGTGCTTATTTTGAACGACAATTTGATACCCGTGCTACCCAATTTATTATTCAGGTCCGTGTCGCTGACGCATCTTGACTTACGCGGCAACCGCTTAAAAATTCTGCCCTATAAAGGGACCTTGGAATACATCGGGCGCAGCTTGATGGAAATTCAGCTGGAGGAGAATCCGTGGAACTGTGTGTGCGATATAGTCCAGCTTAAAACGTGGCTGGAGCGCATTCCTTACACTGCGCTGGTTGGCGACATTACGTGTGAAAACCCCTTTCATTTGCACGGCAAGGGCCTTCGGGAGATCAAGAGGAGCGAACTTTGTCCGTTGCTTTCCGAAGCCGAGCTGGAGGCCAAGCATGGCATTCCCAGAATACCGTTTAATAGCGATAACGTCTGGCCCACCAAGCCTTCGTCGATGCTGTCATCTTTTCATAACACCGCCTCCTCGGTGGAGTACAGAGAGAGGCACGTAAAACCAACCAAGCGGCCCAGACCCACAAAAACGCCTCCCACACCTCGTAGCATCTACCCAGGGCTGAATCAACCCCCGGTCGCAGCCTATCAAACGAGACCCCCCATACCAATCATTTGCCCGACGGGATGCACGTGCAATTTACATATCAATGACTTGGGTCTCACCGTCATTTGTAAAGAGAAAGGCTTTCACAACATTTCCGAGCTGCTGCCACGGCCACTCAACGCCAAGAAACTCTATTTAAGTGGAAATTTGATTCAGAAAATTTACAGGTCGGATTTTTGGAACTTCTCGAGTTTGGATTTATTGCACTTGGGTAACAATCGCATATCGTACGTTCAAGAGGGCGCCTTCATGAATCTGCCCAACTTGAAAAGTTTATACTTGAATGGCAACGACATCGAGAGGCTCACCCCTGGCATGTTTCGCGGTCTGCAATCGCTCAGTTACCTGTACTTCGAGTACAACGTCATTCGAGAGATCCACCCGGCCGCGTTCAGCCTCATGCCGAACCTGCAGCTGGTTTTCCTCAATGACAACCTGCTGCGCACCCTGCCCGTGGACGCGTTCGCCGGCACCTCCCTCGCCAGGCTCAACCTGCGCAACAACTACTTCCTGTACCTGCCCATTAACGGTGTGCTAGAGCACCTCCACTCCATCGTTCAGATCGACCTGCACCAGAACCCTTGGGACTGCTCTTGCGACATCATCCCGCTCAAGCAGTGGATCGAGAAACTAAGCTCCGTCATCGTCTTGGGGGAGGTCATCTGCAAGACCCCCGATTTCGCGCTCGGCAAGGATCTACGCTCGATCGAGGCCGAGGTTATCTGTCCAGAGCTGAAATTCACGGCGTCTTCTCCCGTGCTATCCAACGACATAACGGCAACCAGCGGCTCTGAGTTGGGATACGCGCCTGCGACGGGAGCTGTCCCTCTCTCGGTGCTGATTCTCAGCCTGCTGGTCCTCTTCATCTCAGCCGTGTTCGTGGCCGCCGGTCTCTTCGCGTTCGTGCTGCAAAGGAGAAAGAAACTTCCCTTTAGGAAGCGACAGGAGGTGGACCTAACGGGCATCCAGATGCAGTGCAAAATATTCGAGGAGCGACAGAGCGTCTCGCCCGAGAAAGCGCCCGGTCACGTCTACGACTACATCCCCCATCCCGTTACGCAGATGTGCAACAACCCCATTTACAAACCGCGCGAGGGGGAGGTCGAGGGCGAGCAGTTCGCAGAAACCAAGGAAAATAACAGCAACTATCGAACTCTTCTGGAGAAAGAGAAGGAATGGACGATGGCCGTGTCCAACTCCCAGCTCAACACCATCGTCACCGTCAATCAGGCCGGTGACATGGCGAGCTTTCACGAGAACGGAGTGCTCTGCCCCACCGTGATTGACAGCCAGAGACCGACCCCGACGGTTGGTTTCGTAGACTGCCTTTACGGCACCGTTCCCAAATTAAAGGACATGCACGTTGCGCACGCACACCCCCCCGGAATGCAATACCCCGATTTACAGCAAGACGCCAGATTAAAAGAAACGTTACTTTTCACCACGGGGAAAGGATTCCCCGAGCAAACCCAAAGCGAGTACCTCGAGTTAAGGGCCAAACTCCAAACCAAGCCGGATTACCTCGAAGTCTTGGAGAAATCGTAtagattttaa